From one Leptospira paudalimensis genomic stretch:
- a CDS encoding DUF883 family protein: MEEVKKEKSLIDEIKLYEKKAKEIEQRAKEKYMEQVSDIKQKLGKASEEASIRAKEVIDNVGSYVKENPQKAAVIGFGVGLGLGLALGWFFKKK, translated from the coding sequence ATGGAAGAAGTGAAAAAAGAGAAGTCCCTCATCGACGAAATTAAGTTGTATGAGAAAAAAGCCAAGGAAATTGAACAAAGAGCCAAGGAGAAGTATATGGAACAAGTAAGTGACATCAAACAAAAGTTAGGGAAAGCAAGCGAAGAAGCATCCATTCGTGCCAAAGAAGTGATCGACAATGTGGGTTCCTATGTAAAAGAAAATCCACAAAAAGCAGCTGTGATTGGTTTTGGAGTTGGACTTGGTCTTGGACTTGCCCTTGGTTGGTTTTTTAAGAAGAAATAA
- a CDS encoding DUF4279 domain-containing protein: protein MESGTQRELKSWAMFAITGTRLRPLEVTEKLGLTPDYYHGGDVKDIENMTIPSHWQLNSKLGPEFSAQDHIWDILKTLGPVRKELKEFTENFTSTIYVSVEFASEFTKGVTLDRRTMLLLGEMGVELEIIPWELGGTP, encoded by the coding sequence ATGGAATCGGGAACACAAAGAGAACTAAAATCGTGGGCAATGTTTGCCATCACAGGAACAAGGCTACGGCCCTTGGAAGTGACGGAAAAATTAGGCCTAACTCCCGACTATTACCATGGTGGGGATGTAAAAGACATCGAAAATATGACAATTCCGAGTCATTGGCAGCTCAATTCTAAGTTAGGACCTGAGTTCTCTGCCCAAGATCATATTTGGGACATTCTAAAAACACTGGGACCCGTTCGCAAAGAACTGAAAGAGTTCACAGAAAACTTTACTTCTACGATTTACGTCTCGGTTGAGTTTGCCTCTGAGTTTACCAAAGGTGTCACCCTCGATAGAAGGACGATGCTTTTGTTAGGTGAAATGGGAGTCGAATTGGAAATTATCCCCTGGGAACTCGGTGGGACTCCCTGA
- a CDS encoding response regulator transcription factor, whose protein sequence is MKNILVIEDDPDIGNLIRKSLDSAHYTTSVFENGEDGLKFYKSNHPDLVILDLSLPDIDGMEICRSIRKSDESTPIFILSARTEEIDRIMGLELGADDYITKPFSVRELKTRVDVFFRRWDKKIGIKPNVGQAGEIIRGALKIDSIRRRVTLNENIINISRKEFDILQLLAGSPGKVFSREMILESVWGVEWDGFERMIDSHIKRIRSKLEKNSAQPEWIETIWGIGYRFTDNFENIVVPD, encoded by the coding sequence ATGAAAAATATTTTGGTAATTGAGGACGATCCGGACATCGGGAACCTAATCCGGAAATCTCTCGATTCTGCTCACTACACCACCTCCGTTTTTGAAAATGGCGAAGATGGATTGAAATTTTATAAATCCAATCATCCTGATTTAGTGATTCTTGACCTTTCACTTCCAGACATTGATGGTATGGAAATTTGCCGTAGCATTCGGAAATCAGACGAAAGTACTCCAATTTTTATCCTTTCTGCAAGAACGGAAGAAATTGATAGGATCATGGGACTCGAGTTAGGTGCTGATGATTACATCACAAAACCATTTTCCGTTCGGGAACTCAAAACTCGTGTAGACGTTTTTTTTAGACGTTGGGATAAAAAAATTGGGATCAAACCAAATGTAGGACAAGCGGGTGAAATCATTCGTGGTGCCTTAAAAATTGATTCCATTCGTCGTCGTGTTACGTTAAACGAAAACATCATCAACATCTCCCGTAAAGAATTCGACATTTTACAACTACTCGCTGGTTCACCAGGAAAAGTTTTTTCTCGTGAAATGATTTTGGAATCAGTTTGGGGAGTGGAATGGGATGGTTTTGAAAGGATGATTGATAGCCATATCAAACGCATTCGTTCCAAACTGGAAAAAAATTCCGCACAACCAGAATGGATTGAAACCATTTGGGGAATTGGATATCGTTTCACTGACAATTTTGAAAACATTGTTGTACCAGACTAA